Part of the Streptococcus ilei genome is shown below.
GCGTTTGTAGTTGTCTTCTAGCATAGCCAACCGCAAGAACCATAAAGAAAAGCATTGGCAGTATTACCAAAGCAACTAAGAGTTGCCAATGAAAATGAATGGTAATTTCTGGTAAAATCCCCTTCTCGTTGCGGAAGTCATAAAAATGTCCCATCATGAGAAAGGAAGTGAAATAGCCAAGAAGCGCTCCAACTCCAAAACTGAGTCCAAAGGCCCAAAATCGTTTAGCCAACTGGCCATTGCTATAACCCAAGGCCTTTAAAATTCCTAATTGTTCCTTGTGGTCATCGACAAATTGTTTAATATAAAAGCACATGAGAAGGATCGACGTCAAGGACAAGACGACTCCACTGACCATGGCCACCATCCAAGATAGCGAAACTTGGGCATCATAGTAGGTCGTAATCATCGGATTGGTTTTAGAAATCTCCAACTGCTCGATATCCAGATAAAAATTCAAGAAGAGATTGGCCACAAAGACCGCACAAGCCCCAATAATACTGACGACAACTAATTTTCGAATATCTTTTACTGAAAACATAGCTTACCATCCAATCTCATAGGCAGTCTGAGGCTGATCGTTGGTCACCACTTCAGTAATCTTGCCACTATTGACACGAATGATGGTTCTCGCCATATCCGCAATATTTTGGTTGTGCGTCACCATGATTAGAGTAAATCCTAGCTTTTCCTTCAACTTCCAGATATAGTCAAGAATCTTGCGCCCTGTTTCTTCATCGAGAGCTCCCGTCGGCTCATCTAAGAAAAGAATCTCTGGCTTTTTGGCCAAGGCCCGAGCAATAGACACTCTTTGCTGTTCCCCACCAGACAATTCACTCGGATACTTGTCCAGCTTATCGCCAAGTCCCAAATCCTCGATGATCTGCAAAAAATCATGATTGCTCGCCAGGTCAGCTCCCATCTTAACATTCTGTCTAACCGTCAGATTAGGCAATAAATAATATTGCTGGAAAATAAAGGCTATCTTCTCACGTCTAAAGGCTGTCAATTGAGCATCCGTGAGTTGCGATAAATCCTGTCCTTGGATGAGGATATGCCCCTCATCTACCTTTTCTAATCCGGATAATACGTTTAAGAGAGTTGACTTGCCCGATCCAGAAGGACCTAGGATCACCACATCATCCTGGTCTTGAATCTGCAAATCAATCCCTTTTAAGACCTTTGTTTGGCCGTAACTTTTGTGAACATTTTCTAGTTGAATCATTTCTTTCCTACCATTTCTTTGATGAGAGATTGACAAACTTCTGTCAATAAACCAATCACTTCTTCCATGCTGAACTGATAAATACCAGAAGCAACCATAGAGGCCATCCCGTGTGAGTAGATAAATAGATGCTGGTACAAGCGACTAGCCTCCTCTAACGTCAACGTATAGTCTGCGACAATCGAATCCAGAACCAATTGGTAACTATGATCCTTCAAGGGAAGAAAATCTTGAAAGCGACCAATCGGATCTTTGCTAGGATTTTGGAAAAGCAACTGAAAGAGTTGGGGCTCTTTTGAGGCGAATAGGATATAAGCAATCCCGACAGAACGGAAAGGCTTCTCATCTTCTAAAGCCTTTCGTATATACTCCACTACTACCATTTCCGCAGCAACAACAACCTCTGCTTGTAACTCAGACATATTAGCAAATTGCCCAAAAATGACCCTTGGCGTGGCTCCCAGTTTCTCTGCTAATGCTCGAGCCGTCAAACTAGCCAGGCCCTCTTCTCTCACCAATTGTAAAGCTGTCCCAATCATAGTCTCTTTACTAAATTTAACCTTGGGTGGCATAAGACTCCTTTCGCGCAACGTTTGTTGCGCAACGTTTGTTTCCTAAAATAGTACCATAATAAAGAAAGAATTGTCAAGAAAAATCTATAAAGTAAAAGACAAAAAACCAGCCCACTAATACAAGTGAGGGCTGGTCTACTAATAACTATTCTAAGGCAAATCATTTCCTGCAGCCAGGTAGACTTGGTACCATTCCTTGCGAGTCAAGGTGACTTCTGCTGCTTTCCCTGCTTCAAGGACATGCTGGGGTTTGGTCGTTCCGATGACGGCCTGCATCTTCCCTGGATAGCGGAGGACCCAAGCAAGGGCGATTGCTGTCGGAGTGACCTGATATTTCTTCGCCAAGTCATTAAGGACATGATTGAGAGCCGCAAACTCTTCCTTGCCGACAAAATTCCCCTTGAAATAGCCATGCTGGAGGACAGACCAGGCTTGAATCACTGTATCCGTTAAACGACAATACTCAAAGACACTGCCATCTCGCACGGCTGCTTTTGGCCCTTCCATATTGACATGAAAACCAGCTTCAAAGCTCGGTGTAAAGGCGGCACTCAACTGCAACTGGTTAACCTTGAGAGGCTGTTTGACAGCCTTTTTGAGCAATTCCATCATCATAGGATTTTGATTGGACACTCCAAAATGACGGACCTTGCCCGCTTGCTCCAAGTGATCAAAAGCTGCTGCTACTTCTTCCGGCTCCATGAGAGCATCCGGTCGGTGAAGGAGGAGACTATCTAAGCGCTCGATCTGCAGGCGCTCGAGGATGCCATCGACGGAGTCCAAAATATAGTCCCTAGAAAAATCAAAATAGGTAAAGCCGTCTTTGCGAATGCCACACTTGGACTGGATCCACATCTGATCTCGAAGATCCGGACGGCGTTTGAGAACCTTACCCAACAGGACCTCACACTGGCCATCACCATAGATGTCCGCCAGATCAAAAGTGTTGATCCCAATTGACAAGGCTGCCTCCACCAAGGCCTCCACCTCATCTTCACTCATCTGGCTGATCCGCATCATCCCAAGGACAATCGTGGACAGATGCTCATTTTCAGCAAACTCAATATAGTTCATGTCCGCCTCCTTTTCATTCTACTTTCATTATAAAGTAAAGAGGACTAAACAGCAATGATTTCACAAAGCAAAGAGACTGGGACAAAAAGTCCTAGCCTCTCAATTGTCTTTGGATTGTCGAGCAAGACGCAGTGGTTGAGTGGGCTCTACTACGCTGATTTCATCAGCTTTTACAGCCCTACTCAACTGTGCGGAGGTGGGACGTCGAAATCGAATTCTAACGAATTACCGATTTCTGTCCCACTCTCCTCTTTTAGCGATAGCTTAAAGCTTTTTTAACAGTCTTGACTAAACCTAGATCATCTGTTTGTAAGATGAGGCTAGAATAGATTTTTCCAATGATCATGGTGCCGAGGAGCGTGAAGGCCAAGGCAATTCCGAATGACCCCCATGATTCAAGGCCACTTGCATAGCCATTGATCGTACGGAATGGCATGAAGAAAGTTGAAATGAATGGAACGTATGATCCAATCTTCAATAGAGGGACATCTCCTGCGCTACCCAAGGTGGTCACTCCAAAGAATCCAACCATCACCAACATCATCAGAGGAGCGAGGGCTTTTCCTGTATCTTCAGGACGAGCAACTGTTGACCCTAGGAAAGCTGAAAGAACCACGTACATGAAGATTCCAAGAATGATAAAGAAGAAGGTATTCAAGGAAATAGATTGTCCAATATGTTGGGTGATAGGTGAATCGGGAGTTAAAATATCTTTCACAAGAGGAATGGAATCTCTAAAAATCCAAACGCCTCCCAAGCCGACTGCATAGATACCAATATGGGTAAAAATCACTCCGAAAAGACCAATCATGCGAGCATAGAAATAGTGAGTTGCACGAATGCTTGAGAAGACCACTTCCATGATCTTGGTTCCTTTTTCACTGGCTACCTCTTGAGCAGTGATACTTGAATAAAAGATCAGAATCATGTAAAGAAGAAAACCGATCCCCCCAGCTACCATGGTCTGCACCATTTTTAGCCCTTCTTTCTTCTCATCAATTTTTTCAGTCAATGAGACCTGTTGCGAAAGGGCTGTTAACTGCTCTTGGCTTAAGTCCGCCTTAGAAACATTGAGCATTTGTTGGACCTGACTCAATTTAGCCATAAGGACTGATTTGAAATCTGGCTTCATGGCATCCTCACTCTGGTAGCGAGCCTCTAGCTGGCCATCCTTTTCTTCAACTGTGAGGATTCCCTTGATTTCTTCCTCTTTCATGGCCTTCTTAGCTGCTGCTTCATCCTTATAGTCAAAGGTCAAGCCATCAGTTCCTTTCAAGCCTTCCTTGACAGGAGCTTGATCTGTAATCAAGGCGATGTTGCTTTTAGCAGAGGTAGAAGAGCCAACGAAGTAGTTTATTCCGATCGTCAATCCAATGAAGAGAAAGGGAGAAAGAACCATCAGGAAAAAGCTCCATGATTTCACTTGGCGTAAATAAGTTTCTTTGATAACAATCAGCATCTGTTTCATACTTCTACTCCTGATTCTAATTTAAAGATTTCATCAATGGTTGGGGCTTGTTGGTCAAAGGTTGCTAGATAGCGCCCCTTGGTCAACTGGTCAAAGAGGTCTGGACCTGCTGTTTCATCATCCAATACCAACTTCCAAAGACCTTGCTTGGTCATGGTCACCTTGGTCACGTGAGGCAGCACTTCCAACTCCTCTTTACTGAAGTCATTGGATACGAAGAGACGAGTCTTCCCGAAGCTATTGCGAACTTCTTGTACGGGACCTGAAAGAATCACTGATCCATCACGAATCATAACCAACTCATCACAGAGTTCTTCCACATTGGTCATGACGTGGTCAGAGAAGATAATGGTCGCACCGCGTTCTTTTTCTTCAAAGATGACCTGCTTGAGCACTTCCGTATTGACAGGATCCAGTCCACTAAAAGGCTCATCCAAAATGATCAATTTTGGCTCATGGATCATGGTAATAATCAATTGAACCTTTTGCTGATTCCCTTTTGAAAGGCTCTTAATCTTATCGGTTAATTTCCCTTTTACTTGGAGCTTTTCCATCCAGATTGGCAGTTTCTCCTTGACCTCAGCAGTTGACATTCCTTTGAGATTAGCAAGGTAACGGACTTGCTCATAGATGGTTAACTTAGGCATAAGGCTTCGCTCTTCTGGCAGGTAGCCAATTTCCTTATAGGTTTCTTGACTGATTGCTTGGCCATCCAATTGGATATCACCACTGTAGTCAAGGAAGCGGAGGATACTATGAAAGATAGTGGTCTTCCCAGCTCCGTTCTTCCCGATCAAACCTAAGATGGATCCTTTTTTCGCAGTCAAGTCAATCCCGAACAAGACCTGCTTCTTGCCAAAACTCTTTTCTAAATTTCTAATTTCTAACATGGATGACTCCTTTACTCTTTATAATAACGTTTGGTAATCTTGTATTGTGAAATAAGGATATAAATATAGATGATGGAGACAACGAACAAAGCTAAGAGAATATCCGTATGGAAGGCAATCCCAATGATTAAGAGACCAATGAGAAGGCTCGGCAAGATATAATTGCTTAACTTGACCACCACTTCAAAATTTTCCTCGTAGTTAATCTGCTTTTCTGCTTCATCCATCATACTCATCATAAATTCCCGCACTTCCTTGGCATTGGCATTGCGGGGAATCGGTTTTCCATAAATCAGATGGAAGGTCTTGCGAAAGAAGATATCCGATAGGAAAAATAGGGCAAACAAGACAAGAAAGAGATAGAGCATGGTAAAAGTTCCAAAGATAAAAGCCAAGTGCCCTGTGGAAGGTCTATCCATATACACCAATTGACTATAAAAGATGACGACTAAAAAGTATGGCAAGATCATGATACCTTTAAAAATGGTCGCTAACCCATACAGTTTTTCCTTCTGGATGTCATAGTGATAGGCTTCGTCTTCGTCTTCTATCTGGAGCATTTTTTGATGGACTTTTCTCGCGCTTATGAGTAAGGCTATCGTGACCATAAACAAGATAAGAAACAAAAGTATTGAGCCCAAAAGGAGTACTTCTTTACTAAAGAAGGATTGGATTTCAAGGGGCTTTTCGGATCCGAACATGCCTATCAAAAAACCAATGACTCCTCCAATCAAGCCGGAACCTGTGATGATTCCGACATTTCTCCAAAAACGGTAACGAGCGGATCGTTCTTGTTGTTGCTTTTTCATTGTTATTCCTCTCCCTCTACTAGACTAAAGACATTCTCCACCGGTTCCTTGAAAATTTGGGCGATTGTGATGGCAATAATAACCGAGGGGGTGTATTCCCCCCGCTCCAAGAGACTGATGGACTGGCGCGAGACCCCTGCTAGCTTAGCTAGCTCGGATTGGTTGAGTCCATCACGCGCCCTCAGCTCTTTCAGTCGATTTTTTAAGATCATGGCTTTCGCCCCCTTATAGTTGAATACCTTGAATATCTTCGATGCGGACTAATTTGGTTTCCCTTTGTTGTTTATGATTCACACGAGTCAGTTTAACCCAATCTTCATCGATATCCAAAATTTCATACTCGAATCCAACACCACTTACTAAAACAGTGGCCGTTTGGCCTTTCAATTCTTCTAAAAGTCTAGACATGTCTTGATTTCCTTTCACTTGTTTTTCTAATCTTTTGATGCGTTTGTTCAACCTTTTTATCTTCTTTTCTGAGCTTGCATAAATGATAATCAGAAAAAGGATAAAAATAATCCACACGGCTCCCATAAGAAAACCTCCTCTTCTTTCAACTAAAATCATTGTAACACTTCTTTTTCTTTTTGACAAGTATATTTGTCAAAAAAATAAAAATATTTGTCAAAAATAGAAAGATGGTTGACATGGATATTTTGAATCCTTAAAGGAATTTCTTTATTTTTATAGGGTTTTAAGCTCTATATCAAGTAAATTCTGTAAGAAAAAAACAGCTGAGAAATTCTCAACTGTTCCAAATTTTTACGATTTACCGCACTTCTGCGTCTACTTTTTCTTCAAGGGAAGCTTGGATTTTTTCCATGTAGCGTGCGACTTCTTCGTCTGTCAAGCTATCTTCTGGATTTTGGAAGGTCAGACTGTAGGCCATAGACTTCATTCCGACACCCAGTTTTTCACCTGAGAAGACGTCAAAGAGCTTGATGTCTGTCAAGCGTTTCACGCCCGCAGCTTGGATGGCATCGACCACTTCTTGGTGGGTCACTTCAGCTTTGAGGAGAAGAGCGATATCACGGCTCACCGCTGGGAACTTGGTGATTTCCACAAATGGAGCGGCTGGTTGAAGGGCTGCTTCGATAGCTGAAAGGTTAAGCTCTGCTACATACGTCTCTGGAATATCATAAGCCTTAGCCGTTACAGGATGCACTTGACCGAGGAAACCAAGGACTTGGTCACCGAGTGAAATCAAGGCTGTCCGTCCTGGGTGAAGACTCTTGATCTCTTGCGTTGCGGTATAAGTCACCTCAAGACCCAAGCGAGCAAAGAGGGCTTCCAAGATTCCCTTGGCATAGAAGAAATCAACTGGAACAGCTGGCGTTTGGAAGTCTTTTTCAGCGACTAAACCTGTCAAAGCAAAGGCAAAACTGTTGATTTCGTTTGGCAATTCTTCTTTTGGATTTCCAGTTTGCTCGAAGACTTTTCCAATCTCGTAAAGGGCCAAGTCTTTGTTCTTACGAGCCACGTTGTAAGCAACGGTATCCAAAATACCTGAAACCATATTTTGACGAAGGACTGAACGATCCACAGTCATTGGCCACATGAGCTCAGTTAAGTTGCTTGGTGTAGTCGTAAATTCAATCGCTTTTTCAGGTGTTGTCAAAGCATAGGTGATGATTTCAGTCAGTCCTGCTCCTTCTGCAATGGTGCGAACTTTACGACGCAATTTTTGAGTCACAGTCAATTCACCGGCTGTCCCATCGTCTTTTGGAAGACTGGTTGGCAAGCGGTCATAGCCATAGATACGTGCGATTTCTTCAAAGAGGTCCGCTTCGATGGTGATATCCCAACGGCGACGTGGTACGCTAACTGTGAAGCTCTCTGCATTTCCAGAAAGACCAAATCCAAGACGACGGAAGACATCTTCTACATCCGCGTAGGAAAGTTCTGTACCAAGGACACGGTTAACGTCTGCAAGGGTGGAAGAAACCTCTACATCCGAAGTATCCAACTGGCCTGCTGAAACGATTCCCTTCCGCACTGTCGCACCAGCCAATTCAGCAATCATGCTTGCTGCCGCATCAAGGGCTTCATTAACAGTTGCCACGTTGATGCCTTTTTCAAAGCGAGAAGATGATTCCGAACGAAGGTTGAGGCGACCGCTGGTCTTACGGATTGATTTACCATTGAAGACAGCAGCTTCAAGGACAACACGAGTAGAGTTTTCAGAGATTTCTGTAGCTTGTCCGCCCATGACACCTGCAAGGGCTACTGGTTTGTCAGCAACCGTAATCACTAAGTCAGTTACTTCCAAGTCACGTTCTTCCCCATCCAAGGTCACCAATTTCTCACCAGCACGCGCTTCACGCACACGAATGTCAGTCCCTTCAAAGGTATCCAAGTCAAAGGCATGCATGGGCTGACCAAAGTAAAGCAGGATATAGTTGGTCACGTCGACGACATTGTTAATCGGACGGATACCTTCGTTCATGAGGAGGTTTTGCAACCATTGTGGACTTGGTGCAATAGTCACATTGTCCAAGATACGGGCTGCATAGTAAGGTGCCTTGTCTGTGTCAATGCTGACTGAAAGAGCATCTGCTGCAGCTTGGTCTGTTTCTGTTAAAGTAAATTCTTTGAAGGTGACTGCCTTGTCATAGATGGCTGCCACTTCGTGCGCCACTCCACGCATTGAAAGGGCGTCTGCACGGTTTGGAGTGATGGAAAGTTCGATGATTTCATCATCCAAGTCTAGGTAAGAGAATACTTCCTCACCTGGTACTGCATCATCCGGCAAGATTTGGATGCCATCTGCGAATTCCTTCGGTACAACTGAGTCAGAAATACCCAATTCACCAAGTGAACAGATCATCCCTAATGACTCTAAGCCACGGATTTTCCCTTTTTTGATCTTGTAGTTATCCGCGATGCGGGCACCCGGAAGAGCCACCATGACCTTGATACCTGCGCGCACATTTGGTGCTCCACAGACGATTTGACGGGCTTCTTCTTCACCCACATTGACTTGGCAGACATGCAAATGAGTTTCGGGCACATCTTCACAAGACAAGATTTCTCCGACGACAATTTTTGAGAGACCAGCAGCTGGTGATTCCACACCTTCTACCTCGATCCCTGTAGTTGACATTTTTTCAGCCAACTCTTGTGATGGCACATCAATGTCCACCAATTCTTTTAACCATTTATAACTAACTAACATATGTAAGATACCAAGGGTTCTACTGAAATCTAGATGACTTTCCCAGATTTCTTTTGGCCCTCGTTTAGATCCTTTCATTTTGTGTTTTCCAGCTCGAGGCTGGCTTAGGTAGGTCTAATAACCTCCCCTTCTCTAGAATAGAAGTTTCTTGTCCATTCTAGGTCAATTTCTTTCTCAACAACCAGTCAATATCAACCGTATCACCGGTAGGATACTCGTGTTCACTAAATCGTTCAAATCCAAAACTGTAGTAAAAATCTTGTGCCTTAAAATTGCGTTCCCAGACACCTAGCCAGGCCCACTCAAAGCCACGGCTCTTGGCTTGATCCAGCGCAAAGGTAAACATTTCCTTACCGAAACCAGCTCCATGATATTCCTTTTTGACATAGATCCGTTGAATCTCAAAGGACTTTTCCATCTCTACTGGCTCCGTCTGCGCTTGCCCCCAGTTGATCTTGAGAAAACCACAGATTTCTTGTTCTTCATTGAGGACAAAATAGGTTTCGGATTCTGGATCTAACAGATCTTTCTCGATTTGCTCCAAAGAGAGCACCGTAGAGAAGTACTCTTCCAAGTCTTCCTCAACAATATAGGGACCAAAGGTCTCCCGATAGGTTTCCACCTCTAGGTCACGTAAGGTCTGCAATTGATCGATTTTTACTCTAACTAACATGATTATTTAAACTGTTCTGAGAAGCGAACATCTCCTTGATAAAAGCCACGGATATCATTGATTCCATAACGAAGCATGGCTACACGCTCCTGACCAAGTCCAAAGGCGAATCCTGAATAGACTGTCGAATCAATGCCACTCATCTCGAGCACGCGTGGGTGAACCATACCGGCCCCCATGATTTCGATCCAACCTGTCTTCTTACATACATTACATCCCGCTCCACCACATTTGAAGCAAGATACATCGACCTCAACGGATGGCTCTGTAAATGGGAAGTAAGAAGGACGCAGACGGATTTGACGTTCTGCACCAAACATCTTCTGCACGATCAACTGAAGCGTTCCTTGAAGGTCTGCCATAGAAATGTTCTTCCCAACAACCAAGCCTTCGATCTGATGGAACTGGTGACTGTGGGTCGCATCATCTGTATCCCGACGGAAAACACGCCCTGGAGAGATCATCTTCAAAGGCCCCTTGCTAAAGTCATGCGCATCCATGGCACGCGCTTGAACTGGCGAAGTATGGGTCCGAAGCAAGATTTCTTCTGTGATGTAGAAGGTGTC
Proteins encoded:
- a CDS encoding ABC transporter ATP-binding protein, translating into MIQLENVHKSYGQTKVLKGIDLQIQDQDDVVILGPSGSGKSTLLNVLSGLEKVDEGHILIQGQDLSQLTDAQLTAFRREKIAFIFQQYYLLPNLTVRQNVKMGADLASNHDFLQIIEDLGLGDKLDKYPSELSGGEQQRVSIARALAKKPEILFLDEPTGALDEETGRKILDYIWKLKEKLGFTLIMVTHNQNIADMARTIIRVNSGKITEVVTNDQPQTAYEIGW
- a CDS encoding TetR/AcrR family transcriptional regulator, translating into MPPKVKFSKETMIGTALQLVREEGLASLTARALAEKLGATPRVIFGQFANMSELQAEVVVAAEMVVVEYIRKALEDEKPFRSVGIAYILFASKEPQLFQLLFQNPSKDPIGRFQDFLPLKDHSYQLVLDSIVADYTLTLEEASRLYQHLFIYSHGMASMVASGIYQFSMEEVIGLLTEVCQSLIKEMVGKK
- a CDS encoding aldo/keto reductase, producing the protein MNYIEFAENEHLSTIVLGMMRISQMSEDEVEALVEAALSIGINTFDLADIYGDGQCEVLLGKVLKRRPDLRDQMWIQSKCGIRKDGFTYFDFSRDYILDSVDGILERLQIERLDSLLLHRPDALMEPEEVAAAFDHLEQAGKVRHFGVSNQNPMMMELLKKAVKQPLKVNQLQLSAAFTPSFEAGFHVNMEGPKAAVRDGSVFEYCRLTDTVIQAWSVLQHGYFKGNFVGKEEFAALNHVLNDLAKKYQVTPTAIALAWVLRYPGKMQAVIGTTKPQHVLEAGKAAEVTLTRKEWYQVYLAAGNDLP
- a CDS encoding ABC transporter permease, translated to MKQMLIVIKETYLRQVKSWSFFLMVLSPFLFIGLTIGINYFVGSSTSAKSNIALITDQAPVKEGLKGTDGLTFDYKDEAAAKKAMKEEEIKGILTVEEKDGQLEARYQSEDAMKPDFKSVLMAKLSQVQQMLNVSKADLSQEQLTALSQQVSLTEKIDEKKEGLKMVQTMVAGGIGFLLYMILIFYSSITAQEVASEKGTKIMEVVFSSIRATHYFYARMIGLFGVIFTHIGIYAVGLGGVWIFRDSIPLVKDILTPDSPITQHIGQSISLNTFFFIILGIFMYVVLSAFLGSTVARPEDTGKALAPLMMLVMVGFFGVTTLGSAGDVPLLKIGSYVPFISTFFMPFRTINGYASGLESWGSFGIALAFTLLGTMIIGKIYSSLILQTDDLGLVKTVKKALSYR
- a CDS encoding ABC transporter ATP-binding protein — encoded protein: MLEIRNLEKSFGKKQVLFGIDLTAKKGSILGLIGKNGAGKTTIFHSILRFLDYSGDIQLDGQAISQETYKEIGYLPEERSLMPKLTIYEQVRYLANLKGMSTAEVKEKLPIWMEKLQVKGKLTDKIKSLSKGNQQKVQLIITMIHEPKLIILDEPFSGLDPVNTEVLKQVIFEEKERGATIIFSDHVMTNVEELCDELVMIRDGSVILSGPVQEVRNSFGKTRLFVSNDFSKEELEVLPHVTKVTMTKQGLWKLVLDDETAGPDLFDQLTKGRYLATFDQQAPTIDEIFKLESGVEV
- a CDS encoding DUF3169 family protein, yielding MKKQQQERSARYRFWRNVGIITGSGLIGGVIGFLIGMFGSEKPLEIQSFFSKEVLLLGSILLFLILFMVTIALLISARKVHQKMLQIEDEDEAYHYDIQKEKLYGLATIFKGIMILPYFLVVIFYSQLVYMDRPSTGHLAFIFGTFTMLYLFLVLFALFFLSDIFFRKTFHLIYGKPIPRNANAKEVREFMMSMMDEAEKQINYEENFEVVVKLSNYILPSLLIGLLIIGIAFHTDILLALFVVSIIYIYILISQYKITKRYYKE
- a CDS encoding helix-turn-helix transcriptional regulator, translated to MILKNRLKELRARDGLNQSELAKLAGVSRQSISLLERGEYTPSVIIAITIAQIFKEPVENVFSLVEGEE
- the pheT gene encoding phenylalanine--tRNA ligase subunit beta, with protein sequence MLVSYKWLKELVDIDVPSQELAEKMSTTGIEVEGVESPAAGLSKIVVGEILSCEDVPETHLHVCQVNVGEEEARQIVCGAPNVRAGIKVMVALPGARIADNYKIKKGKIRGLESLGMICSLGELGISDSVVPKEFADGIQILPDDAVPGEEVFSYLDLDDEIIELSITPNRADALSMRGVAHEVAAIYDKAVTFKEFTLTETDQAAADALSVSIDTDKAPYYAARILDNVTIAPSPQWLQNLLMNEGIRPINNVVDVTNYILLYFGQPMHAFDLDTFEGTDIRVREARAGEKLVTLDGEERDLEVTDLVITVADKPVALAGVMGGQATEISENSTRVVLEAAVFNGKSIRKTSGRLNLRSESSSRFEKGINVATVNEALDAAASMIAELAGATVRKGIVSAGQLDTSDVEVSSTLADVNRVLGTELSYADVEDVFRRLGFGLSGNAESFTVSVPRRRWDITIEADLFEEIARIYGYDRLPTSLPKDDGTAGELTVTQKLRRKVRTIAEGAGLTEIITYALTTPEKAIEFTTTPSNLTELMWPMTVDRSVLRQNMVSGILDTVAYNVARKNKDLALYEIGKVFEQTGNPKEELPNEINSFAFALTGLVAEKDFQTPAVPVDFFYAKGILEALFARLGLEVTYTATQEIKSLHPGRTALISLGDQVLGFLGQVHPVTAKAYDIPETYVAELNLSAIEAALQPAAPFVEITKFPAVSRDIALLLKAEVTHQEVVDAIQAAGVKRLTDIKLFDVFSGEKLGVGMKSMAYSLTFQNPEDSLTDEEVARYMEKIQASLEEKVDAEVR
- a CDS encoding GNAT family N-acetyltransferase; the encoded protein is MLVRVKIDQLQTLRDLEVETYRETFGPYIVEEDLEEYFSTVLSLEQIEKDLLDPESETYFVLNEEQEICGFLKINWGQAQTEPVEMEKSFEIQRIYVKKEYHGAGFGKEMFTFALDQAKSRGFEWAWLGVWERNFKAQDFYYSFGFERFSEHEYPTGDTVDIDWLLRKKLT
- the pheS gene encoding phenylalanine--tRNA ligase subunit alpha produces the protein MSTIEEQLKALREETLAALKQISAENKKEMQELRVSVLGKKGSLTEILKGMKDVSAEMRPVIGKHVNEARDVLTAAFEETAKLLEEKKVQAKLASESIDVTLPGRPVASGHRHVLTQTSEEIEDIFIGMGYQVVDGFEVEKDYYNFERMNLPKDHPARDMQDTFYITEEILLRTHTSPVQARAMDAHDFSKGPLKMISPGRVFRRDTDDATHSHQFHQIEGLVVGKNISMADLQGTLQLIVQKMFGAERQIRLRPSYFPFTEPSVEVDVSCFKCGGAGCNVCKKTGWIEIMGAGMVHPRVLEMSGIDSTVYSGFAFGLGQERVAMLRYGINDIRGFYQGDVRFSEQFK